One genomic region from Conexibacter woesei DSM 14684 encodes:
- a CDS encoding cytochrome P450, protein MPTGSRLPAVAQLLAINAAPCATLERLRASYGDRFTVRVPGVPPLVFLANPVDARAVFQAPADVLHPGEGGSAVEPIVGPGSFMLADEREHLDGRSHVRAAFSARTARRHHALIAAQAQDEVAAWPHDAPVALSPRLRAFTLSLVLRTIFGETAATQQLAVDVLRMLDVTATPVIGAPPTRHVPPFRGAWRRFLRQKELVDASLLALIDARRARPTDGGGGDTLALLLASSDADGRPLSRAYIRDAVMSIVLAGHETTASALAWAITLLAHHPHVQTRLTDEIREGEGTRYMTATIFEVLRHRPVFLFAIPRTVKAPISIGGETYGVGDLLLPCIYLIHHDPRHYPEPDAFRPERFLDSRPDPAIWMPWGGGRKRCPGRHLALAEIQAMLTALLRTTRIEPAGDREPTARWRSVIVTPRNDARVVLRQR, encoded by the coding sequence ATGCCCACCGGTTCTCGACTGCCCGCTGTGGCGCAGTTGCTGGCGATCAACGCCGCGCCGTGCGCCACGCTCGAGCGACTGCGGGCCAGCTACGGGGATCGCTTCACGGTCCGGGTGCCGGGCGTGCCGCCGCTCGTCTTCCTCGCGAACCCGGTCGACGCGCGCGCGGTCTTCCAAGCTCCAGCAGACGTCCTGCATCCGGGCGAAGGGGGATCGGCCGTCGAGCCGATAGTCGGTCCCGGCTCCTTCATGCTCGCCGACGAACGCGAGCATCTCGACGGACGCAGTCACGTCAGAGCAGCGTTCTCAGCACGCACCGCGCGCCGCCACCACGCGCTCATCGCCGCGCAGGCCCAGGACGAGGTGGCTGCGTGGCCGCACGACGCGCCCGTCGCGCTGTCCCCCCGCCTTCGCGCCTTCACGCTCTCGTTGGTGCTGCGGACCATCTTCGGCGAAACCGCCGCGACGCAGCAGCTGGCCGTCGACGTGCTCAGGATGCTCGACGTCACGGCGACGCCGGTCATCGGCGCGCCACCGACACGGCACGTTCCTCCGTTCCGTGGAGCCTGGCGACGCTTCCTGCGCCAGAAGGAGCTGGTCGATGCGTCGCTCCTCGCGCTGATCGACGCCCGACGCGCGCGCCCCACCGACGGTGGCGGCGGCGACACGCTCGCGCTGCTGCTCGCGAGCTCCGACGCCGACGGCAGACCGTTGTCGCGCGCGTACATCCGCGACGCCGTCATGTCGATCGTGCTCGCCGGACATGAGACGACGGCGTCAGCGCTCGCGTGGGCGATCACGCTGCTCGCGCACCACCCGCATGTGCAGACTCGCCTGACGGACGAGATCCGCGAAGGCGAGGGCACGCGGTATATGACCGCCACGATCTTCGAGGTCCTCCGCCACCGCCCGGTCTTCCTGTTCGCGATCCCCCGCACCGTGAAGGCACCGATCAGCATCGGTGGCGAAACGTACGGCGTCGGCGATCTGCTGCTGCCGTGCATCTACCTCATCCACCACGATCCCCGCCACTACCCCGAGCCCGATGCCTTCCGTCCTGAGCGATTCCTCGATAGCCGGCCGGACCCGGCCATCTGGATGCCCTGGGGCGGGGGCCGGAAACGCTGCCCCGGACGCCACCTCGCGCTCGCCGAGATCCAGGCGATGCTGACCGCGCTCCTGCGCACGACCCGCATCGAACCAGCCGGCGATCGTGAACCGACCGCCCGCTGGCGCAGCGTCATCGTCACGCCGCGAAACGACGCCCGCGTCGTCCTTCGACAGCGCTAG
- the sigJ gene encoding RNA polymerase sigma factor SigJ: MDDSDWLAARFETDRTHLRAVAFRMLGSVSEADDAVQEAWLRLDRAGADDVRNLTGWLTTVVARVCLDMLRSRTARREEPFGPHVPDPLVGREDRSDPEHEALLADSVGLALLVVLEQLDPAERLAFVLHDMFAMPFDEIAPIVGRSPAAARQLASRARRSVRGQAPPPDPDIAEQRRVVDAFLAAAAGGDLAALMELLDPDVVVRVDRSGLRPGTSREIRGAAAVAEVALSGGSRFGRFARPALVNGTAGIVAAAGDRAFAVAGFSVVNGRIVEIDVVAGPARLRDLDLGDA, from the coding sequence ATGGATGACAGCGACTGGCTGGCTGCGCGCTTCGAGACCGATCGCACGCACCTGCGCGCGGTCGCCTTCCGCATGCTCGGCTCGGTCAGCGAGGCCGACGACGCGGTCCAGGAGGCGTGGCTGCGGCTCGACCGCGCCGGCGCCGACGACGTGCGGAACCTGACCGGCTGGCTGACGACGGTCGTCGCACGCGTCTGCCTCGACATGCTCCGCTCCCGCACCGCGCGCCGGGAGGAGCCGTTCGGCCCGCACGTCCCCGACCCGCTCGTCGGCCGTGAGGACCGCAGCGACCCCGAGCACGAGGCGCTGCTGGCCGACTCGGTCGGGCTGGCGCTGCTGGTCGTGCTGGAGCAGCTCGACCCGGCAGAGCGCCTCGCCTTCGTCCTGCACGACATGTTCGCGATGCCGTTCGACGAGATCGCGCCGATCGTCGGGCGCTCTCCCGCCGCCGCACGCCAGCTCGCGAGTCGCGCCCGTCGCAGTGTCCGCGGACAGGCGCCGCCGCCCGACCCGGACATCGCCGAGCAGCGCCGCGTCGTCGACGCGTTCCTGGCCGCCGCGGCAGGCGGCGACCTCGCGGCGCTGATGGAGCTGCTCGACCCCGACGTCGTGGTGCGCGTCGACCGCAGCGGGCTGCGCCCCGGAACCTCGCGCGAGATCCGCGGCGCGGCGGCCGTCGCCGAGGTGGCGCTCTCCGGCGGCTCCCGGTTCGGCCGCTTCGCTCGGCCGGCGCTCGTCAACGGGACGGCGGGGATCGTCGCCGCAGCCGGTGACCGCGCGTTCGCCGTCGCCGGCTTCAGCGTCGTCAACGGCCGGATCGTCGAAATCGACGTGGTCGCCGGCCCGGCGCGCCTGCGCGACCTCGACCTCGGCGACGCGTAG
- a CDS encoding MFS transporter codes for MTAHAHDAHDGRRWWILAMVATAQLLVVLDVTIVNIALPSAQRDLGFSDDDRQWVITAYALAFGSLLLLGGRIGDLVGRKPAFVTGLLGFAGASALGGAAQSFELLVAARALQGVCAALLAPAALAYLSTTFTDPAERAKAFGVYGAISGMGGAFGLLLGGALAELLDWRWCMYVALLFAVPAAIGGLTLLGTTAASARPRLDIPGTLAASAGLFALVFGVAHAEREGWGDPATVAWLGAAAGLLLGFVALQLRVAHPLLPLRVVADRDRGGALLAIGLTSAGAFGVFLFLTFYLQATLGFNPLETGLAFLPMSAVVLVSATTTTMRVLPRTGARPLIPAGMMLAAGGLVLLTRIGVDSGYVSHVLPPLLVIGIGFGMVMAPSYATATWGVPPQDSGVASATVGTSQQVGGSIGVALLSTLAAASVSAYATDHGSAPDVLARAAVEGYTTAFWWAAGLFAAGALVCGALLRSDTRPATSHDAPSTERRVPETAGAGAVA; via the coding sequence ATGACTGCGCACGCCCACGACGCCCACGACGGCCGGCGCTGGTGGATCCTCGCGATGGTCGCGACGGCGCAGCTGCTGGTCGTGCTCGACGTGACGATCGTCAACATCGCGCTGCCCTCGGCACAGCGGGATCTCGGCTTCTCCGACGACGATCGCCAGTGGGTGATCACCGCGTACGCGCTCGCGTTCGGCAGCCTGCTGCTGCTCGGGGGGCGCATCGGCGACCTCGTCGGGCGCAAGCCGGCCTTCGTCACCGGCCTGCTCGGCTTCGCCGGCGCCTCGGCACTGGGCGGCGCGGCGCAGAGCTTCGAGCTGCTCGTCGCCGCGCGCGCACTGCAGGGCGTCTGCGCCGCGCTGCTGGCGCCGGCCGCGCTCGCGTACCTCTCGACCACGTTCACCGATCCCGCCGAGCGTGCGAAGGCGTTCGGCGTCTACGGCGCGATCTCCGGCATGGGCGGCGCGTTCGGGCTGCTGCTCGGCGGCGCGCTGGCGGAGCTGCTCGACTGGCGCTGGTGCATGTACGTCGCGCTCCTGTTCGCGGTTCCGGCGGCGATCGGCGGGCTGACGCTGCTGGGCACCACCGCCGCGTCCGCGCGTCCGCGCCTCGACATCCCGGGGACGCTGGCCGCCTCGGCCGGACTCTTCGCGCTCGTGTTCGGCGTCGCGCACGCGGAGCGCGAAGGCTGGGGCGATCCGGCCACCGTCGCGTGGCTGGGCGCCGCCGCCGGGCTGCTGCTCGGGTTCGTCGCGCTGCAGCTGCGTGTCGCGCATCCGCTGCTGCCGCTGCGCGTCGTCGCCGACCGCGACCGCGGCGGTGCGCTGCTGGCGATCGGACTCACGAGTGCGGGCGCGTTCGGCGTCTTCCTCTTCCTCACGTTCTACCTGCAGGCCACGCTTGGCTTCAACCCGTTGGAGACCGGGCTCGCGTTCCTGCCGATGAGCGCCGTCGTGCTGGTCTCGGCGACGACGACGACCATGCGTGTGCTGCCGCGAACCGGCGCGCGCCCGCTGATCCCGGCCGGCATGATGCTCGCCGCGGGCGGCCTGGTGCTGCTGACGCGCATCGGCGTCGACAGCGGCTACGTCTCCCACGTGCTGCCGCCGCTGCTCGTGATCGGGATCGGGTTCGGGATGGTGATGGCACCCTCGTACGCGACCGCGACCTGGGGCGTGCCGCCGCAGGACAGCGGCGTCGCCTCGGCGACGGTCGGCACCTCCCAGCAGGTCGGCGGCTCGATCGGCGTCGCACTGCTCAGCACGCTGGCCGCCGCGTCCGTCAGCGCGTACGCGACCGATCACGGCTCGGCCCCGGACGTGCTCGCGCGCGCCGCGGTCGAGGGCTACACGACCGCGTTCTGGTGGGCGGCCGGCCTGTTCGCTGCCGGCGCGCTCGTCTGCGGCGCCCTGCTGCGCTCGGACACACGACCGGCGACGTCGCACGATGCGCCGAGCACCGAGCGCCGCGTCCCCGAGACCGCGGGCGCCGGAGCGGTAGCGTGA
- a CDS encoding class I SAM-dependent methyltransferase, which translates to MYESFAAEFEAHARDGAYNAHYDRPALLELLGDVAGLDVLDAGCGPGLYAEELLARGAAVTAFDASPEMVKLARRRVGSRAEVRTWDLERPLAWLPDAAYDVALMALVLHHVEDRPLALAELHRVLRPGGRLVVSTSHPTTDWLLKGGGYFDRVPIEETWQTSWAVRYWRQPLEAWCEEFADAGFLIERLVEPRPAPTMAARHPEVHQALERAPGFIAFRLVKA; encoded by the coding sequence ATGTACGAGTCGTTCGCCGCGGAGTTCGAGGCGCACGCGCGCGACGGCGCGTACAACGCGCACTACGACCGGCCCGCGCTGCTCGAGCTGCTGGGGGACGTCGCCGGTCTCGACGTGCTGGACGCCGGCTGCGGCCCGGGCCTGTACGCCGAGGAGCTGCTCGCGCGCGGCGCCGCCGTCACTGCGTTCGACGCGAGCCCGGAGATGGTGAAGCTGGCGAGGCGACGGGTCGGGTCGCGTGCAGAGGTCCGCACCTGGGATCTGGAGCGGCCGCTGGCATGGCTGCCGGACGCGGCGTATGACGTCGCGCTGATGGCGCTGGTGCTCCATCACGTCGAGGACCGTCCGCTGGCGCTCGCCGAGCTCCACCGCGTGCTCCGTCCCGGCGGTCGCCTCGTCGTGTCGACGTCGCACCCGACGACCGACTGGCTGCTCAAGGGCGGCGGCTACTTCGACCGCGTTCCGATCGAGGAGACCTGGCAGACGAGCTGGGCCGTCCGCTACTGGCGCCAGCCGCTGGAGGCGTGGTGCGAGGAGTTCGCCGACGCCGGCTTTCTGATCGAGCGGCTCGTCGAGCCGCGGCCCGCGCCCACGATGGCGGCCCGCCACCCCGAGGTGCACCAGGCGCTTGAACGGGCGCCTGGCTTCATCGCGTTCCGCCTCGTGAAGGCGTAG
- a CDS encoding RidA family protein: MRREHINPDGLFQHPSFTRIVSVSGAMRLIFISGQTPTDENYKVVAEGDYAGQYRQVMDNLGVQLRAAGATWDDVVYRRIFTLDVDALIAALRAPEARGYWNAETPPGSTLVGVTRLSDPAFLVEIDLQAIVAAD; the protein is encoded by the coding sequence GTGCGCCGCGAACACATCAATCCGGACGGCTTGTTCCAGCACCCGTCGTTCACGCGCATCGTGAGCGTGTCGGGAGCGATGAGACTGATCTTCATCTCGGGCCAGACGCCGACGGACGAGAACTACAAGGTCGTCGCCGAGGGTGACTACGCCGGTCAGTACCGCCAGGTGATGGACAACCTCGGGGTGCAGCTTCGCGCCGCGGGCGCGACCTGGGACGACGTCGTCTATCGCCGGATCTTCACGCTCGACGTCGACGCGCTGATCGCCGCCCTGCGCGCCCCCGAGGCCCGCGGCTACTGGAACGCCGAGACACCGCCCGGCAGCACGCTGGTCGGCGTCACGCGCCTGTCCGATCCCGCGTTCCTGGTCGAGATCGACCTGCAGGCGATCGTCGCGGCCGACTGA
- a CDS encoding MFS transporter → MAAARPPDSHPGWAGLAAVCLGTFMLLVDVTIVNVALPEMAPALGASFSDLQWIVTAYALTLAALLLLIGSLSDVVGRRRTYLAGLGVFAAASLACGLAPSVDVLIAARAVQGVGGAAMFATSIALISATYSGSARGVAFGIWSATNGAAASAGPIVGGLLTQGLSWRWVFFVNVPLGLVAIAVARRALREPPVAAGRRIDWAGGIAFTLAAAAATVTVMEAGGEGWTSAWTLGPLAVAVLGLCAFVAIESRSRAPLLDLGLLRRGTLTGVLIAAAFLMATAFGALPYASIWLQSVLGLDPVEAGLVIVPLSASAFVVAVAGGRLSQRIAPRRVFGVALALIAIGDVLQAGLDGGSEWPRLLAGVVVVGIGVGVASPVLASAAVDAVPHDRAGMAAGAVNTARQFGLVLGIAVLGSVFSARIADRLGGELRRSGDAELVASGGARTVLDAAPVADRAQLDGAIRDAVSAALGTTFLIASLAALLGLALVLALLRTRPAG, encoded by the coding sequence ATGGCGGCGGCTCGCCCACCCGACTCGCATCCGGGCTGGGCGGGCCTCGCCGCCGTCTGCCTCGGGACGTTCATGCTGCTCGTGGACGTCACGATCGTGAACGTCGCGCTGCCGGAGATGGCGCCCGCGCTCGGCGCGTCGTTCAGCGACCTGCAATGGATCGTCACGGCGTACGCGCTCACGCTCGCCGCGTTGCTGCTGCTGATCGGATCGCTGTCCGACGTCGTCGGACGCCGGCGCACCTATCTCGCGGGCCTCGGCGTCTTCGCCGCCGCCTCGCTTGCCTGCGGCCTCGCGCCGTCGGTCGACGTGCTGATCGCCGCCCGTGCCGTGCAGGGCGTCGGCGGCGCGGCGATGTTCGCGACGTCGATCGCGCTGATCAGCGCCACGTACAGCGGATCGGCGCGTGGGGTCGCCTTCGGGATCTGGAGCGCGACCAACGGCGCGGCGGCGTCTGCCGGGCCGATCGTCGGCGGGCTGCTGACGCAGGGGCTGTCGTGGCGCTGGGTGTTCTTCGTCAACGTCCCGCTCGGGCTGGTCGCGATCGCCGTCGCGCGCCGTGCGCTGCGTGAGCCGCCCGTCGCGGCCGGGCGGCGGATCGACTGGGCCGGCGGGATCGCCTTCACGCTCGCGGCGGCCGCGGCGACGGTCACGGTGATGGAGGCCGGCGGGGAGGGCTGGACGTCGGCGTGGACGCTCGGCCCGCTCGCCGTGGCCGTGCTCGGGCTGTGCGCGTTCGTCGCGATCGAGTCGCGCTCGCGCGCGCCGCTGCTCGACCTCGGGCTGCTGCGGCGGGGCACGCTGACGGGGGTCCTGATCGCCGCGGCGTTCCTGATGGCGACGGCCTTCGGGGCGCTCCCGTACGCGTCGATCTGGTTGCAGTCGGTGCTCGGGCTCGACCCTGTCGAGGCGGGCCTGGTGATCGTGCCGCTGAGCGCGTCGGCGTTCGTCGTGGCGGTCGCGGGCGGCCGCCTCTCCCAGCGGATCGCGCCCCGGCGCGTGTTCGGCGTGGCGCTCGCGCTGATCGCGATCGGCGACGTGCTGCAGGCCGGGCTCGACGGCGGCTCGGAGTGGCCGCGGCTGCTCGCCGGCGTCGTCGTCGTGGGGATCGGCGTCGGCGTCGCGAGCCCGGTGCTCGCGTCCGCTGCGGTCGACGCCGTGCCACACGACCGTGCCGGGATGGCCGCGGGCGCCGTCAACACCGCGCGCCAGTTCGGGCTCGTGCTCGGGATCGCCGTCCTCGGCAGCGTCTTCAGCGCGCGGATCGCCGACCGGCTCGGCGGCGAGCTGCGCCGGTCAGGCGATGCAGAGCTGGTCGCGAGCGGCGGCGCGCGGACGGTGCTCGACGCCGCGCCGGTCGCGGATCGCGCTCAGCTCGACGGCGCGATTCGCGACGCTGTCAGCGCGGCCCTCGGGACGACGTTCCTGATCGCCTCGCTCGCCGCGCTGCTCGGCTTGGCGCTCGTGCTCGCGCTCCTGCGCACGCGCCCGGCCGGGTAG
- a CDS encoding pyridoxal phosphate-dependent aminotransferase: MLASRVQRLTPHGIDRAFAAARADPEVLELHHFETDLAPPEAALRVTRERLAGREANSYLPTRGTAELRDAIAAHLQRRLGVAYDPEHEIVVTAGGLEGVFDVLLTTVDEQAEVIVPDPTFTGLLNRVRLAGGVPRHLPFVVADGEWRLDVERLEEAITARTRAVLIANPSMPTGAVLNDEEWSAIARVCREHDLWLIYDAAMEAIVYDGRPRLHPLNYEGMRERTFVVGSLSKEFRMVGWRIGWIAGPEESMESLHRVVANVGSGAPAIAQAAGAAVLSQNDEADLQRALVEWTARRDAIAAQLAEFGVVPAAGGWSCALDVSQFGLDAGEAVKLLMGRSKIAATSLKLSGETYGATLVRFAFGCEPVDRLSRVGSGVRAALAG; encoded by the coding sequence ATGCTGGCCAGTCGGGTACAACGCCTCACCCCTCACGGGATCGACCGCGCGTTCGCCGCCGCGCGGGCCGACCCAGAGGTGCTCGAGCTGCATCATTTCGAGACCGATCTGGCGCCTCCGGAGGCGGCGCTCCGCGTGACGCGCGAGCGCCTCGCCGGGCGGGAGGCCAACAGCTACCTGCCGACGCGCGGCACGGCGGAGCTGCGCGACGCGATCGCCGCGCACCTGCAGCGGCGCCTCGGCGTCGCGTACGACCCCGAGCACGAGATCGTCGTCACGGCCGGCGGGCTGGAGGGCGTCTTCGACGTCCTGTTGACGACGGTCGACGAACAGGCCGAGGTGATCGTCCCCGATCCGACGTTCACCGGTCTGCTCAACCGCGTCCGCCTCGCCGGCGGCGTGCCGCGGCACCTGCCGTTCGTCGTCGCCGACGGCGAATGGCGCCTCGACGTCGAGCGCCTGGAGGAGGCGATCACGGCGCGGACGCGCGCCGTGCTGATCGCGAACCCCTCGATGCCGACGGGCGCCGTCCTGAACGACGAGGAGTGGTCGGCGATCGCGCGCGTCTGCCGCGAGCACGACCTGTGGCTGATCTACGACGCGGCGATGGAGGCGATCGTCTACGACGGGCGCCCGCGACTGCATCCGTTGAACTACGAGGGCATGCGGGAGCGGACCTTCGTCGTCGGGTCGCTGTCGAAGGAGTTCCGGATGGTCGGCTGGCGGATCGGGTGGATCGCCGGTCCCGAGGAGTCGATGGAGTCGTTGCATCGCGTCGTGGCCAACGTCGGCTCCGGCGCTCCCGCGATCGCGCAGGCCGCGGGCGCCGCGGTCCTGTCGCAGAACGACGAGGCCGACCTCCAGCGCGCGCTCGTGGAATGGACGGCCCGGCGGGACGCGATCGCGGCGCAGCTCGCCGAGTTCGGCGTCGTGCCCGCGGCCGGCGGCTGGTCGTGCGCGCTCGACGTCTCGCAGTTCGGGCTCGACGCGGGCGAGGCCGTCAAGCTCCTGATGGGCCGCTCCAAGATCGCCGCGACGTCGTTGAAGCTCTCGGGGGAGACATACGGCGCGACGCTCGTCCGCTTCGCGTTCGGATGCGAGCCGGTCGACCGGCTCAGCCGTGTCGGCAGCGGGGTCCGCGCCGCACTGGCCGGCTAG
- a CDS encoding ABC transporter substrate-binding protein has product MKVLQRGMVGVVATALALGIAACGSDDDSGSADGGKTEKIRVMVGLPNFGSAAPFILADKLGYYEREGIEVEVSQVEDVTAAVASGQAEVGTADLGTLNEAISKGLEFKAFSGYRCNNQIRLAVAPGIESVEDLDGKDIVLGMEAGNPEIDLRKEALKEAGWDIDSVDAEMVFVPGGSTAWARLLASDRISLTPFYSSAKEVIDRAGAKIVVDEIVNTPNDVMFAKAGWVKDNPEEAEAFLSATLRGAAEYLDVAKKDRVLEIAEEAGFDVAGDRYDYEGGIATFCPNLYLEEETFKEGLAQTGVEEPLSFAEMTDVSALEAAQTAQGMDNRPIK; this is encoded by the coding sequence ATGAAGGTCCTGCAAAGGGGCATGGTCGGTGTCGTCGCAACGGCGTTGGCGCTCGGTATCGCTGCGTGCGGATCCGACGACGACTCCGGGTCCGCCGACGGCGGCAAGACGGAGAAGATCCGCGTGATGGTCGGCCTGCCGAACTTCGGCAGCGCCGCGCCGTTCATCCTCGCGGACAAGCTCGGCTACTACGAGAGAGAGGGCATCGAGGTCGAGGTCTCGCAGGTGGAGGACGTCACCGCGGCCGTGGCGTCGGGCCAGGCGGAGGTCGGCACGGCGGACCTCGGGACGCTGAACGAGGCGATCAGCAAGGGACTCGAGTTCAAGGCGTTCTCGGGCTACCGCTGCAACAACCAGATCCGTCTTGCGGTCGCCCCCGGCATCGAGTCGGTCGAGGATCTCGACGGCAAGGACATCGTGCTCGGCATGGAGGCGGGCAACCCGGAGATCGATCTGCGCAAGGAGGCGCTCAAGGAGGCCGGCTGGGACATCGACTCGGTCGACGCCGAGATGGTCTTCGTCCCCGGCGGCTCGACCGCGTGGGCGAGACTGCTCGCGAGCGACCGGATCTCGTTGACGCCGTTCTACAGCAGCGCCAAGGAGGTCATCGACAGAGCCGGCGCGAAGATCGTCGTCGACGAGATCGTCAACACGCCGAACGACGTGATGTTCGCGAAGGCGGGCTGGGTGAAGGACAACCCCGAGGAGGCCGAGGCCTTCCTGAGCGCGACGCTGCGCGGCGCCGCCGAGTACCTCGACGTCGCGAAGAAGGACAGAGTCCTCGAGATCGCCGAGGAGGCCGGCTTCGACGTGGCGGGCGACCGGTACGACTACGAGGGCGGCATCGCGACCTTCTGCCCGAACCTCTACCTCGAGGAGGAGACGTTCAAGGAGGGGCTGGCGCAGACCGGTGTCGAGGAGCCGCTGTCGTTCGCGGAGATGACCGACGTCTCGGCGCTCGAAGCTGCCCAGACGGCGCAGGGGATGGACAACAGACCGATCAAGTGA
- a CDS encoding LLM class flavin-dependent oxidoreductase, protein MATTSPVRIIIELPDARCVASVGAMEEVADAAERLGFYGLAVGDHLITDGKIGVCRGHHDGDDRVFYEPMQVLAYMAARTETLKLLTSVLVLPNRHPVLLAKQVATLDNLSNGRVILGLGSGALPARKADAGFNLAALGGVAKLEYEAYGVTTHRGKLTDEYTAVMQNMWADEPATFRGATISYSGLEVYPKPIQKPGPPIWWGGRSDIAQKRVVNAGDGWLPSQCPVDIFASGVENIRTLAAEAGRTDDLDFGVSLWSSVDETDEAALAAAELALGPKFRDAQALREGTFIGSPDTFIERIKEYQQVGLNVAVLRCIPPTAEHLIRQMELLARDALPEFA, encoded by the coding sequence TTGGCAACCACCAGTCCTGTTCGCATCATCATCGAGCTGCCCGACGCGCGCTGCGTCGCCAGCGTCGGCGCGATGGAGGAGGTCGCCGACGCCGCCGAGCGGCTCGGCTTCTACGGCCTCGCGGTCGGCGACCATCTCATCACCGACGGCAAGATCGGCGTCTGCCGCGGCCATCATGACGGCGACGACCGCGTCTTCTACGAGCCGATGCAGGTGCTGGCGTACATGGCGGCCCGGACCGAGACGCTGAAGCTGCTGACGAGCGTCCTCGTGCTGCCGAACCGGCATCCGGTGCTGCTCGCGAAGCAGGTGGCGACGCTCGACAACCTCTCCAACGGCCGCGTGATCCTCGGCCTCGGGTCGGGTGCGCTGCCGGCGCGCAAGGCTGACGCGGGCTTCAACCTGGCGGCGCTCGGCGGGGTCGCGAAGCTGGAGTACGAGGCGTACGGCGTCACCACCCACCGCGGCAAGCTGACCGACGAGTACACCGCCGTGATGCAGAACATGTGGGCGGACGAGCCGGCGACGTTCAGGGGTGCGACGATCTCCTACAGCGGGCTCGAGGTGTACCCGAAGCCGATTCAGAAGCCCGGCCCGCCGATCTGGTGGGGAGGCCGGTCGGACATCGCTCAGAAGCGCGTCGTGAACGCCGGCGACGGCTGGCTCCCGAGCCAATGCCCGGTCGACATCTTCGCGAGCGGGGTCGAGAACATCCGCACGCTGGCCGCGGAGGCCGGTCGCACGGACGATCTCGACTTCGGCGTGAGCCTGTGGTCGTCGGTCGACGAGACCGACGAGGCCGCGCTCGCCGCCGCCGAGCTCGCGCTCGGGCCGAAGTTCAGAGACGCGCAGGCGTTGCGCGAGGGGACCTTCATCGGCTCCCCCGACACGTTCATCGAGCGCATCAAGGAGTACCAGCAGGTCGGGTTGAACGTCGCGGTGCTGCGGTGCATCCCACCGACCGCCGAGCACCTGATCCGCCAGATGGAGCTGCTGGCGCGCGACGCGCTGCCCGAGTTCGCCTGA
- a CDS encoding ABC transporter permease, translating to MTALSTPVRTGTVRRRTRRWLRGWTPLVILELAALLTLWQLAATTLGLLDPAFLPPPLDILQAFRELIAEETFLSSLWFTVKNYLIGFTVASVIGVTFGLMIGWFQLLNKLFAPLAWLAYSVPKVAIAPVVILGLGLGATSKIAMVFLLVVFVVLTNTMEGARTVDRSYVWAGRVFGYTKWQVLRRIVMPASAPYIFAALERAVILGMIGEILAEYLGSKTGIGVTLQRAAFDFRMDDAMAVVLVMVIVTITARVLLRWAIRWFAPWYVASPIGRPGPRRA from the coding sequence ATGACCGCCCTCAGCACACCCGTCCGCACGGGGACCGTGCGCCGCCGCACGCGGCGCTGGCTGCGCGGCTGGACGCCGCTCGTGATCCTGGAGCTCGCCGCGCTGCTGACGCTGTGGCAGCTCGCGGCGACGACGCTCGGTCTGCTCGACCCGGCGTTCCTGCCGCCGCCGCTGGACATCCTGCAGGCGTTCCGCGAGCTGATCGCGGAGGAGACGTTCCTCAGCAGCTTGTGGTTCACGGTCAAGAACTATCTGATCGGCTTCACCGTCGCGTCCGTGATCGGCGTGACGTTCGGCTTGATGATCGGCTGGTTCCAGCTCCTGAACAAGCTGTTCGCGCCGCTGGCGTGGCTGGCGTACTCGGTTCCGAAGGTCGCGATCGCGCCGGTCGTGATCCTGGGCTTGGGTCTCGGCGCGACGTCGAAGATCGCGATGGTCTTCCTGCTCGTCGTCTTCGTCGTCCTGACGAACACGATGGAGGGCGCCCGCACGGTCGACCGCTCCTACGTCTGGGCCGGGCGCGTGTTCGGCTACACGAAGTGGCAGGTGCTGCGCCGCATCGTCATGCCGGCCTCGGCGCCGTACATCTTCGCCGCGCTCGAGCGCGCGGTGATCCTCGGGATGATCGGGGAGATCCTCGCCGAGTACCTCGGCTCCAAGACCGGCATCGGGGTGACGCTGCAGCGCGCGGCGTTCGACTTCCGGATGGACGACGCGATGGCGGTCGTCCTGGTGATGGTGATCGTGACGATCACCGCTCGCGTGCTGCTGCGGTGGGCGATCCGCTGGTTCGCACCGTGGTACGTGGCGTCGCCGATCGGCCGCCCGGGACCGCGGAGAGCGTGA